In Anopheles arabiensis isolate DONGOLA chromosome 2, AaraD3, whole genome shotgun sequence, the genomic window TACCAGCAGCGGCTGAACAACTACCACTATCACCATCCCGCAAACGTCACCGACGATGATAAATGGGATAGTTCCACCGTCCGGTCAGTTGCCGGCAGTGGACGCCCCCAGCCCACCAGCAACGGACTGTGCTTCGGGTGCAATCGCAACCAGGAGCTGAAAATACATCAACTCGCATCGTTCGTGCCGGAAAATGAGGATAACTATGATGCTGAGGTGGAAGAATATCGGTAAGAAAAAGAGGCGTGTTGTGTGGCCACTATATAAGCCAAAATATTCATATATGaatctttctttccaaaaaacCCAACAGCAAACAGCTGGAACAGGCATACAAACTGTGCGGCAGATGCGAACGCGTGTTGAAGCGTACGCTGAACGATGTGAAGCGCAACATACTCGGCTCGAAGCTGGCCCAGATCGGTAGCAAAAGTTTGACCGCGCTCGACATGCACATTCGGGCGTCGGGGAAGCAGCTGGCCCACCAGAAGCGGCAACGCTGGGCGAAGGTGTGCGTCTGGGCCATCACGGGACTGCTGGCGGTGAAGCTGCAGCACCACTTTGCCGACTCGGGCTGGACCGTTGCCGAGCTGATGCTGCACTGTCCGGCTGCAATACTTTCCGCCTTTAACATGGCCCTATCGTACGGTATGGCAATACGCGAGCTGTTCTGGAACCTGGCTGACCGAGTGCTAGCCGAGCCGAGCGTGCAGCAAACGACGGAGCGTTTCGAAACGATTGGGTATGAAATATTTCTCCAGTACGTGCCCAAATCGGTGGTACAAACGTCCGCCCACTACCTGGAATCGCTATCGACACAGGTGCCACAGGAGCGCAGCTCTCCTGCACTGCTGAACGCTGCGATAGTAGCGCTGGCCGCACTGCTAGCCTCGCTGGGCAGTCAGCGAACGATCGTCAAACAGCTGCTGATCGTAGTGCTCTGTGCCGTCGATTGTGCAGTAGTGTTTGCGGAGGCGAAAAATGCACCGACAATAGCCTTTCTGCTAACTTCTGGAGCCCTCTTAGTATCGCTCAGCTGCCTAGGACAGCGTTTAATACGCAGCGATGTGCCGGCCGGCAATCTCAATTCTAGCTTCCACAAAATCTACTCCCAGCAGTGCAAGGAAAGCGACTACTCCGACGCAGAAACAAGCGCCGCCGGTGAGCGGGACACCTCATTCACCGGACCGGGTCAAGGTCATGGCTCGTTCGGTAGCAAAAGCCCCCCTTTGCTTCACCGCACCATAGCGGGCGGTGGTGATATGAGCGGCAAATCGCTCGATACAACAAAATCCGGTAGCCCTTCGGGTATGTCGTTCTCGACCACCAATCCGTTCCTGATGGCGGACGGATCGCCTCCGCTAGGCTGTGGCAGCAAAATTAGTGGCTCTCTGTTCAACGTTGCTGCCTGCACGGAccatcgcagcagcagcattggaCCAGCCGATAAGGAGTCGGTGTTTAGCGGCAGAACCATCGTCCCGTCGTCTAACCATCACCCCTCATCAGCCCATTCGCTGCTGAAAACACCATCCTTTTCGGTGGACAACTTTCAAACGGTATCACACGGCTTAACGCACCGGCGAAATCACTCCCGCTTCTCGGGACCGGCCAACAACCAGTTCCACTACTCGATGAGCACAATTAACCAGCAGGAAGAGGAGGACCACCCCAGTCAACTCATCCCGGACGATATCGATCGGCTATCGATCAGCGGGCGTGTGTCGTTAAATTCGGCATCAGTGCTGGGCAGCCGTGTATCGCTCAGTGGCACCACTAACCCTTTTGCGAAGAAGTCACTGCACGAGCCGGAATACGATGAGCGCGTGATGCTGCCATCAGCTGGATCGCTGCATCATCGGGCACGCGTGTTCCGTGCGCCCGAACCATTTAAAGGCTACGCCAAAGACACACTATGGACGGGTGGTAACGGCGGGGGTGGTATCGGTGGCCCCTTCGGTGGTCAGCTGACCCATATGTCGCGCACCTCATCCCAGAGCTCTGGGTTCGAATCGCAGGCCGGCACTACGCGCCGTAACACTCCGACCGAGGTGGACAGTGCGGCGAACGTCGAAATGCCATCCGATGAGCTGCTGTCGCAGCATATCGCTTCCCAGCCCCGCAGCGAACAACCCTCACCAGTCCCATCGTCGGCGTCCGTCTTCGAGTGGAACAACATCACCGGAGGAGCGTCCATATTTGGCAGCAAGGCGACATCATCCTCCCAGCACCAGCGCTCACTGTTTAGCGAGCAAAACCTCTTCAACAGTGCGCTGCAACAACCGACCGCAGCAATCGACGGTAGAATGGGGCCCGCGCAaggaggtgctgctgctgctgctggtggtttcaCGACGATGGAAGGATCGGGACTCTTTTTCCCCAAACTTGCCCGCACCTCCACCATCGGCAATGGGTCTATAGCGACCGGCTCCGCCATTACGGCGCACATGGCCGCTCGACACATTTTCCCGCCCCAACAGTCCAAAACGCCATCCTACCATCATCAGTTTAGCCAtaacactactactactactgctgctgcaggggTGTGCACACCCTTCGCTAATACTGCCAGCTTCGCGAGCAAAGCGCTACCCTCCTCACCGGCCTCGCTTGCCGGCAGCAGCCACTATACCTCAACCAAGTCAACTGCCACCGGCAGAGCAAGCCTGCTGAACATTAGCAAATTTACGCATGAACTCAGCCACAACGGAACCCTGCCCACTGCCTAAGAgaggagaagaaaaggaaagacaAGTTTAGGTTAAGTAGATAGGTAAAAATATCAGTGCTGCCAGCAGAGAGAAATTCTTCTGCGCACCGAGGTGTGATTGTAAAGTTATAcgtgtttcgcttttttttggtattgcaattttttttacattgaaataaaaataactgcTGTGAACATAAACCGTGTACGGTTTCATTTTCGTTCCCTTTTGATTACTGAAATTAAGCATTATAACGTAAGGGTTGGTTGTCTTACTTACACTGCAGTAATTCCAGTGTGACCACTCCACGATCTAGTTCCACTGGTTATTCTTGGCTTTTTTGTCCAAGATGCTCTGGTCCCATGCTATGTTTTCTTCTTGCGCCTAAAACACTTCCACTGTCCATGTCGATGAACTCAAAAGCCTTTACAGGCTGCGTTGTCTTGTGATATGCAAACCGGACCTTTCCTGTGTGATTGCTCGACATGTTCCGCCTGCTACAGATTGGTTTCCCTTATCTTCCTTTTTCGCCCATTAGTATCCTAGCAACTGATCAGACCGTAGAGTGCTTTCGGATGTTGTTGAGTTTACAACCGGCATGCGGGCACTCTCCTGTAAGTAGGTTGATGAACAAGAAGCTAGGAACTTACTCGATAAACGGAAGCAACATTCCAGCACAATCCACAGTTAAAGATTGTGAGAAATGAAATGCTAATATCCCGCGCTGGTGTGTGTATTGTGATTGATAATTgcctaatttttatttttccttcgcaCGATGCAGGCagtatataataataataatagtaatgaTACCTGGGCTAAATGTTTGCGTCCTGTTTGCTGCATCCCTATGTTTTGGAAAGAGTGATTTTGTGttcaaaattgatttcaagtgtatttcactgtttgctttctttgcatttaggaggggagggggggaggggggtgtgtctgtgtaatGCCTGTTGGTTTTTGTCGTTTCCTAGCCTACAATTGTTACCgagtctttttttatttattattatttacgaAGAGGAACGGGTGCCTAAGGATCGGTCGGTGTGTGGACAGACACATTCGGATCACTTTCTTGTTAGAGTTCAATATACTAGGAAACAGTCCGTTGTTTAGTTCAGATTCTTGCCCTCCTTTTGCCATGCTACGCGCTACATCTCGTTTAACCTACTTCTTTGCCCTTAGTGCACAAACtggataataataatacagcagtgtgtgtttatgtgtgagtgttttgtaCCGAAAACGAGGAGTGTGTGGCATTTTAACTAAGGTCTAAGTGATGGGAGCATATACAGCATCCACACCCGATACACATCGAACATAGATTAGAGTttacatgttttaaaaatatgctAACATATAGCATAAAACAACAGTATAAACATTCAAGCTTAGCATTCTGATGCAGTGCCACTTATCTGTAGTGAATCAAATATGCTCTGGGCTACTGATAGTGAAAGTGTGTGTAACACTCTCTGTTACTGCAGATGTTATCTTAAGAGTATTTCCATTTAACATCGCAACTactttttccttttgtttgctgttgttgttggaaagCATACGTAAAAAAACACCGGCATACACCACACTCAGCTTACCACTAGCACATATAAACTCGCAGGTGGACACTCGCTTCCCTATGTGATGCGTTGTTTGGTGGGTAAGCGAGCGCCTTCTACGAGGGTATAACATGAAATTTACATTACTTAAAGCATTCTCACGCAGCTGAGAAACGGATAACAAGTAGATATCTTcgagagaaaagaagaaaaaaaaacaaaacaagctaGCGTCAGGAATGGCGTACGGGGTGTCAGTCCTTTTGAAAATACTAGCAGTTGTtgctacaaacaaacaaaacacgaaagGGATAATAATAAGGAAGGAGGAGCGCGGAAAGAAATTAGACGTACAGAACTGGCAGGATAAGCAAAGCCGAGGCACACGCTCTCACCGACGGACCGGCGAGACGGTTTGCACTAAAGAAGGAAGGCACCATACCCATTTTACACAGGCTTATCCGACATCCAGCTCTTTCGCTCCGCACGGTTTGCCCCGCCACAGCAGAacccccatcatcatcatccactaaaaacaacatttctgAAATCTCCTCCTAGCCTCTCTCTCTTACGCTATCAACGTTCGCTTTTCCTCCTTCCGTATAGAGCGCGTGTGGGGTGGTACATATCACCATTCTCTTGCCTTCTCTCTTAGTACGAGTACGCAGTACAATTTGTTTTGCACTAGTCTATAGTTTTGGTTGGAAAGTCTCTCCACTCACCCTACTACTCGCTACCAACAAACAAGCCGACGCCCGGTATTGCGTATAGTGCGTGCCCTAGTGCAACAGCAACCGCCGCTCGCTCGGGGGGTTAGACGTTCGCTGCCCGATGGCCGACAAATGATGTGGACGGGGTGTTGTCCCGGTTTTGCACCCAGCAGCACTGTAACAGTGGTAACTTCTACCTTCAGTTCACGCTCTCGTTCGGGGGAAAGGATATGGTGGTACTTGCTTTTCTAGCAGAAGAAAAACCGATACTATCCAGTGGTGCCACCGGATGAGGGATTGGCCgacttgctgctgttgctgctgctgctgccgaacgGAATCGGTGACATGACACCGGACACGTTCGGTGGCGTAGGTGTTTTCACCGTCCGTATGCCATCGCCTTCGCAGATGTACTTTCCTAAAAAGCAAAGATGATTATTTACATATTTGACCGTCAAAAATCGACAACAGCAGTGGCGTAGGTACCTGATACGAATCGTCGCTTTACAAGCGATAGCCGATATCCCGAGCCGGCCAGCTCAAACTCAATGCCGGAAAGCGTGGTCCCTTCGCAGTTGAACTGGGTCGAAATGATGGCCGGCGTCGATGGTCCCGTGCCTACCTCGAGCCGGGCACGGAGCGTATCAACACCGCCACTCTCCGAGTGCTGCGATATGTCCGTAAAGTTCCACACCAGCCGATTCGATTCGCCTTGCCTGCGCGCGACCCCAAAAAAATCACAAGCGAAGCAATCATGGTCAGAGGGTcctagctgcagctgcttctcAAGAGCAATTACTCACCAAGCCGAATGAGGTTTCGATTGGACGTTCTTCACACCGCCGTCGACCGGCACCGAGATGGAAACGTTCAGCAGCGGGGACGGCTGGGCCATCGCGTGGCAGTTATACTTGTAGTCGATCTTAATGTCCGTGTGCCGCTGTTCGCACTTCCAGTAGGACACGAGCTGGAACGGACAGGAGGCCGCCCCCGGCTTGGCCTTGATCTGGTACTTCAGGATGTCCACGTTGATGTGCGGCGCGTTCGGGTTCTGCTCCGACTGGCGCCGCAGGGTCGCCGTTAATACTGGCATGTTGAACTCGAGCGTCGTGCTGAAGCTGGTCGACTGGAGCCGATCGATCGTGATGAGCTGCTTGTTCGGCAGTACGTTGTCGAGGTTCTGGAGATTCTTGATGCGGAAGCCCAGCTTGGCCGGGTTCGGATTGTTCGTCAGCACGTTCACAATGCCGGCCGGGAACGAAATCATCATGTCGCCCGACATTTTCACCTGACACCGGGACTCGTCGGCTCCTCTGgcagagggagagaaaacaTGGGTTAATAAGACTTTCGAATTTACCACTCCACAGCGGAGAGACACAGATGGGGGAGTAGCCTTCTTACTTGAAATAGGCGTGAATAATTTCGTGGAATGCAACAGCCAATGGAATCGTATCGGACATGCCGATCGTTAGCGGGGACGGACCACGAGACGATCCGATACCCACGCTCGGACTACGGAACTCCAAACTGCCGACACTGTCGGCACGAGCAATCTGTGACGCCGGACTGACACGATCACGTGCAACTGAGGATTGAATGGAGAGTAGAAAATTACAGCATTACAGCCGGGGTTTAAACCACTGAAAGGACAGGGTTCACCAGCGCCCTTACCAGCCGCTTCCGATCTTCGCGATGGTGGTCGCGGTATAGCGATACTGCTGCCGCCCGCTGACGTCGGTGTGGGGATTTGTCGCTGGGTAAGCTTCGTTAGGTTCGCGGAAGTCGGTGCCGAGATGCTAATGTCACCCACCTCCGAAAATATGTCACCCAGATCTGCATACCGATTGCTGTAACGTAAAAGAAGGCCAGTTTAGGCGTCTCCCATGCCACAGTCTAACGAGTCTACTACTCACTTCGAGCTGGTTGACATCGACAGGGTAGGGCTTTGTAGCGGCGCGTACGGATGTACCGTCGTCGGCGTGGACGCATTCGAGGCATTCGGACTGGTGAGGTGCGTGGCGGCGTTGCTATTGTTCAGGAGCGACGCATTCCCGACCGACATCTGGTGGTGCAGCGCGTGTGCCTGGGAGGCGGGCTgtgtctgctgctgttgctgatggtgcAGCTGGTGGTgcagctggtgctgctgatggtgctgctgctgctgttgctgttggaaGATAGAGTGGTTTAGTGACAGCAGATCGTGGCTCGGTTTGCAACCGTTGCCATTGTCGCCGATCTGCTGCGACACGGACTTGGACCGTTTCATGCGCAGCAGTCGGTCTTGGTGCTGCGGGTCGAAGCTTGAACCGCGCCTTGCCTGGTGTTGGGGGGGGTTTTTAGTACGTTATGAGGCGTTACATAGAGAACCGGCCATCGGTAAGCAAACCCCCGCGACACAACCACAATTAACGAACGGGACAATGAACACCATGAATGCGTTTCCAAATCATCCGAATCAGTGACGGGGTTGTTTTAGTTGTTCCATAGACACAGATGAGTTTGGTTAGTGATGATGAGTTGGGTTGGATGATATTAAGGCATGGATGATGATCGTCAAATAGACCCACGAAAATTCGACAGCACGATACGCGCGGACAGACAGTGTTATTAAGTGCGTAGATGGTAGTAGGTAGGTGTACAAATggatgaaaggaaaaaaaggcattCGAGTAGTTTTGTTAgaattgttttgaaattaaagATGAAGTGAAAGAGGTATGAAAAATTTAGTAAAATCAAGATTCTAGTGATACTAATTCAACGAACAAGGCATACGATATGAATATGGTTAACTATCAAAAATGAAGCGGAAAAATAATGTTCTATCCATTTAAAACAACTTCAACTCAACAAAAGTTTCCTACTGCTCTATAAAATTGCCACAAACTAATGAAAGCACAAATCTGTTATGGAACGATGATCACtaccgcgcacacacacacaccaagccCGTCCATTACTACACACAGTCGCTAAAAAGTTTGATACTTACCGATGTTAGAATACCGATTGGTGATAGCGAAAGATTTTCCACCGTTGCCCGCAGCTCATCGACACTGGCCGAAATGGGTGCGGCACCATTGTTAAGCGGTTTAATTTCCACGTGGATTTTCTTCTCTTCACGCTCATCCTCGCTGTCACTGTCCGAGCTTGAGTAGAAATTATCTGCAAATAATCGACCGGGAAAGGAACGATACACCAACGAACGGGGTTAgagttttatctttttagctTAAAAACGTTCAATGAGCGGCACTCAGAGGCATGCTTACTGCTCTTTTCCGTGATCGTCGCACTGTCCCAGGTGGTTTCGCGCGGCTGTATGCTATAACCGTCCTCATCCACTTCGGGCGTTGCCGTGGGGGCTACGTTCGAAGCACTGATCGCGGAAGTGGTTTGCAGATTCGTGGCGCTGTCCGCATTCGCCGTATCGCCTTTGCTATCGCTGCAATTAGAGTAATGCATAAAGTgttgaaacagtggcattcgACAGCATCGACGAGACGACCACGGCAACTTCGCTCACACATACCCGTCCAAAATATTTTCATCTTTGGCACTGGAGTTTTCCGTGgaatctttcttctttttggctttCTTCGATTTGGCCTTCTCGCGCCGGCTGCGCAGAAACCCGGAAACTGCTTCGAGCGGGAGCGACGAAAAGCAAaagatgaacaaaaaagataaataatagttacacacacacacatgttatTCGTTCGAAACAACTAACAAGACGGAACACGTCTTTTACCTACAACAAAACAGAGGATAAGATGTCTTGTTTGTTGTGATTTGTTAAATTTGAAACGGGGGTTAAAAACTGGGTGGGAAAAACTCAATGCAAGAACAAAATGTCAATAGGTAAGATCTAACACAAAATAGGAAATGTGGAAAGAGAACCGTACGCCAGAATGAAGATTTAAATTTAGTAACTATAGGAAAGTTATACTATCGGCAAAGTGATCCTGCTGCTACCAAATGGTGAGAATTTTGTTCAGGTTCTCTTCGTGATGTCAAAAGGTTATGTTCACCaaacaaggaaaacaaaaacatgggaattacaaaaaaacacaaatggaTCACGATCGCTTGATCGCATTAAGTTAAGAGTACAAATGTGACTGCTGTTTGCATGTGAGTGTGGTGTTTGATGTGATAAAATCGATAgaaatgataaaacaaaatgggATTCGAGGAAAGAGGAATGGAAAGGAAGAACAGGCACGTAGGGAGATGTGGTATGAAATGAAAACGCGAGTTGGTTTTAACTTGAAAACAACggaaaacaacagaaacaacaatTCTTGCcactaaaaaaataacaatgaaaCAGCCAACAATCAGCATTAAATAAAAGCACGCACTAAATGAACAACTGAGCGCTATTGTAAGGAGCACAAATAAAGAGTTGTAAATATGTTGCATAACGCAGCGCGcaacactactactactactaataatagaaaaaaataggTGTAAATCATGAGAAGCCACATCACAAGCACTACGCATCTTGAGGAGGTCGCACAGCTTTTGTCCGGTTGTTTACGGGGACCTTTGCGCTTCGTCCTGTGCCAGGGACAGTCCGTTCTGTTGTAAGTCCTCTCTGCAGTCCACTCAGTTCAAGGTTTAGTATGGAAAATGCACAAACAGCACGCTGCctaacaaccacacacaccacaaacacacacatttatatCATTCACTGTGTCCGCGTGCTATAATCACATCAAACGCAAGCCACTTCCTATCACACACGTTCGCGCGTAACATTTATGTGTTCAGTCTTAATCTATAACCTTTCTTTGGCGTACCATAATAACAAGCACGCTATATGCGACATGCAGATTTTAAACAGTAACGCGCGATGGACGCGCTTTCCTTTAACGGCTGGGTTATGAATGAAACTAGACGGTAAGTGGCGATTAGCAACAATTCTTCTGACATGAACGTGACCTAAGAGAGtcaaacttttgtttttttttcagttcgTTGCGTTCCATACCGGGTGAGTGCGTAAAGTGTTGAACACTTCTCTACCTAGAACTTGTCCTGTGCTGTGTGCTTCtcctgtgtgtatgcgtgtgttcGCTTCACTACGTCAACCCTAGCCGTGGTCGAGAGATAACAAGAACAACTTCTTCCCGCACACCTTCAGGGTTCAGGTTAGAAAAGGTCACAGTTAGAAATTAGGTAGTTAGCTAGAAAATAGGATACAAGCTAGTGATAAATATAATCATTGAAGTTAATTAAGGGATGTTAGCTGATGGTACTAAGATAAAAATAGATGctagaaaagaagcaaactgAAAAGCGTAAACATAAttctaattaaaaaaataataaccaaAAGCCAAAGACCCACGCTATATAAGAAGATACAAATGGTACATGGTTTTTTACAGAAGCAAATAATTAACCTAATTTAAAATGGCACTAATATGATTCAGGTACAGTAGACAGACCCGAATAGACTAGTGCTAACATTCAAAAAACTACTCTCACTTTAGCTGGTGAGCACAGATCGAAGTAGAAGAGCTAAAGAATAcaaaagaatagaa contains:
- the LOC120895982 gene encoding F-BAR domain only protein 2 isoform X4; protein product: MTVDFNDYFWGEKNNGYEVLYQNMKYGLSATKELAEYFRERSNLEEYNSKLLTKLANKAGSSGGGTFSPLWIILKSTTERLSELHAQKVQKLTELVKNVTKYAEDLHKKHKSVKEEESGTQDAVQAMKESTAAVAKAKDTHNARLQEVEKARKDNSAKEIEKSEAKLRKHQDDYKALVEKHNIIKQEFEKKMTITCRRFQEMEEAHLKQMKEFLSSYMDIVQNNFDLVGQVHSDLKRQFLELTVDKLLEQFVLNKYTGLEKPELIELDFESGTASGSGAGGHNSGHQLLVNTSAPLPPGGSISPAPSSLAGGGLLESPTLSATSSSQPINIGTAPGKKESSHLRSWFSSSSTAAVPTNSPVNLSTSPTSTSMGGGGGRWGDGGTDLPSAQQQSHPASLRAMSPVPSVLNESSVSGSAQSTGKQSSKPFYGDLFSFKHHSTNPSTNHNQPYHHPPNLATNGHNNGGSGKQQSQQSPQMKQQEQQLQESLQHPQQQQDQQQQPASPQQLPPPQQQQQQQKSSRRTTSLLNLFMSNSQVSGFLRSRREKAKSKKAKKKKDSTENSSAKDENILDGDSKGDTANADSATNLQTTSAISASNVAPTATPEVDEDGYSIQPRETTWDSATITEKSNNFYSSSDSDSEDEREEKKIHVEIKPLNNGAAPISASVDELRATVENLSLSPIGILTSQQQQQHHQQHQLHHQLHHQQQQQTQPASQAHALHHQMSVGNASLLNNSNAATHLTSPNASNASTPTTVHPYAPLQSPTLSMSTSSNNRYADLGDIFSEVGDISISAPTSANLTKLTQRQIPTPTSAGGSSIAIPRPPSRRSEAAVARDRVSPASQIARADSVGSLEFRSPSVGIGSSRGPSPLTIGMSDTIPLAVAFHEIIHAYFKGADESRCQVKMSGDMMISFPAGIVNVLTNNPNPAKLGFRIKNLQNLDNVLPNKQLITIDRLQSTSFSTTLEFNMPVLTATLRRQSEQNPNAPHINVDILKYQIKAKPGAASCPFQLVSYWKCEQRHTDIKIDYKYNCHAMAQPSPLLNVSISVPVDGGVKNVQSKPHSAWQGESNRLVWNFTDISQHSESGGVDTLRARLEVGTGPSTPAIISTQFNCEGTTLSGIEFELAGSGYRLSLVKRRFVSGKYICEGDGIRTVKTPTPPNVSGVMSPIPFGSSSSNSSKSANPSSGGTTG
- the LOC120895982 gene encoding F-BAR domain only protein 2 isoform X8, with protein sequence MTVDFNDYFWGEKNNGYEVLYQNMKYGLSATKELAEYFRERSNLEEYNSKLLTKLANKAGSSGGGTFSPLWIILKSTTERLSELHAQKVQKLTELVKNVTKYAEDLHKKHKSVKEEESGTQDAVQAMKESTAAVAKAKDTHNARLQEVEKARKDNSAKEIEKSEAKLRKHQDDYKALVEKHNIIKQEFEKKMTITCRRFQEMEEAHLKQMKEFLSSYMDIVQNNFDLVGQVHSDLKRQFLELTVDKLLEQFVLNKYTGLEKPVSGFLRSRREKAKSKKAKKKKDSTENSSAKDENILDGDSKGDTANADSATNLQTTSAISASNVAPTATPEVDEDGYSIQPRETTWDSATITEKSNNFYSSSDSDSEDEREEKKIHVEIKPLNNGAAPISASVDELRATVENLSLSPIGILTSQQQQQHHQQHQLHHQLHHQQQQQTQPASQAHALHHQMSVGNASLLNNSNAATHLTSPNASNASTPTTVHPYAPLQSPTLSMSTSSNNRYADLGDIFSEVGDISISAPTSANLTKLTQRQIPTPTSAGGSSIAIPRPPSRRSEAAVARDRVSPASQIARADSVGSLEFRSPSVGIGSSRGPSPLTIGMSDTIPLAVAFHEIIHAYFKGADESRCQVKMSGDMMISFPAGIVNVLTNNPNPAKLGFRIKNLQNLDNVLPNKQLITIDRLQSTSFSTTLEFNMPVLTATLRRQSEQNPNAPHINVDILKYQIKAKPGAASCPFQLVSYWKCEQRHTDIKIDYKYNCHAMAQPSPLLNVSISVPVDGGVKNVQSKPHSAWQGESNRLVWNFTDISQHSESGGVDTLRARLEVGTGPSTPAIISTQFNCEGTTLSGIEFELAGSGYRLSLVKRRFVSGKYICEGDGIRTVKTPTPPNVSGVMSPIPFGSSSSNSSKSANPSSGGTTG
- the LOC120895982 gene encoding F-BAR domain only protein 2 isoform X2, producing MTVDFNDYFWGEKNNGYEVLYQNMKYGLSATKELAEYFRERSNLEEYNSKLLTKLANKAGSSGGGTFSPLWIILKSTTERLSELHAQKVQKLTELVKNVTKYAEDLHKKHKSVKEEESGTQDAVQAMKESTAAVAKAKDTHNARLQEVEKARKDNSAKEIEKSEAKLRKHQDDYKALVEKHNIIKQEFEKKMTITCRRFQEMEEAHLKQMKEFLSSYMDIVQNNFDLVGQVHSDLKRQFLELTVDKLLEQFVLNKYTGLEKPELIELDFESGTASGSGAGGHNSGHQLLVNTSAPLPPGGSISPAPSSLAGGGLLESPTLSATSSSQPINIGTAPGKKESSHLRSWFSSSSTAAVPTNSPVNLSTSPTSTSMGGGGGRWGDGGTDLPSAQQQSHPASLRAMSPVPSVLNESSVSGSAQSTGKQSSKPFYGDLFSFKHHSTNPSTNHNQPYHHPPNLATNGHNNGGSGKQQSQQSPQMKQQEQQLQESLQHPQQQQDQQQQPASPQQLPPPQQQQQQQKSSRRTTSLLNLFMSNSQGSRDSRESRESTTSSAGGRRNNSNIAGGTNAAASEVGRNSVSSTGATVSAPTSPNDPDTGSSGGGTAAAIDERSQQQSFIGRNPLLRGSKFSGFLRSRREKAKSKKAKKKKDSTENSSAKDENILDGDSKGDTANADSATNLQTTSAISASNVAPTATPEVDEDGYSIQPRETTWDSATITEKSNNFYSSSDSDSEDEREEKKIHVEIKPLNNGAAPISASVDELRATVENLSLSPIGILTSQQQQQHHQQHQLHHQLHHQQQQQTQPASQAHALHHQMSVGNASLLNNSNAATHLTSPNASNASTPTTVHPYAPLQSPTLSMSTSSNNRYADLGDIFSEVGDISISAPTSANLTKLTQRQIPTPTSAGGSSIAIPRPPSRRSEAAVARDRVSPASQIARADSVGSLEFRSPSVGIGSSRGPSPLTIGMSDTIPLAVAFHEIIHAYFKGADESRCQVKMSGDMMISFPAGIVNVLTNNPNPAKLGFRIKNLQNLDNVLPNKQLITIDRLQSTSFSTTLEFNMPVLTATLRRQSEQNPNAPHINVDILKYQIKAKPGAASCPFQLVSYWKCEQRHTDIKIDYKYNCHAMAQPSPLLNVSISVPVDGGVKNVQSKPHSAWQGESNRLVWNFTDISQHSESGGVDTLRARLEVGTGPSTPAIISTQFNCEGTTLSGIEFELAGSGYRLSLVKRRFVSGKYICEGDGIRTVKTPTPPNVSGVMSPIPFGSSSSNSSKSANPSSGGTTG
- the LOC120895982 gene encoding F-BAR domain only protein 2 isoform X1, giving the protein MTVDFNDYFWGEKNNGYEVLYQNMKYGLSATKELAEYFRERSNLEEYNSKLLTKLANKAGSSGGGTFSPLWIILKSTTERLSELHAQKVQKLTELVKNVTKYAEDLHKKHKSVKEEESGTQDAVQAMKESTAAVAKAKDTHNARLQEVEKARKDNSAKEIEKSEAKLRKHQDDYKALVEKHNIIKQEFEKKMTITCRRFQEMEEAHLKQMKEFLSSYMDIVQNNFDLVGQVHSDLKRQFLELTVDKLLEQFVLNKYTGLEKPELIELDFESGTASGSGAGGHNSGHQLLVNTSAPLPPGGSISPAPSSLAGGGLLESPTLSATSSSQPINIGTAPGKKESSHLRSWFSSSSTAAVPTNSPVNLSTSPTSTSMGGGGGRWGDGGTDLPSAQQQSHPASLRAMSPVPSVLNESSVSGSAQSTGKQSSKPFYGDLFSFKHHSTNPSTNHNQPYHHPPNLATNGHNNGGSGKQQSQQSPQMKQQEQQLQESLQHPQQQQDQQQQPASPQQLPPPQQQQQQQKSSRRTTSLLNLFMSNSQGSRDSRESRESTTSSAGGRRNNSNIAGGTNAAASEVGRNSVSSTGATVSAPTSPNDPDTGSSGGGTAAAIDERSQQQSFIGRNPLLRGSKSVSGFLRSRREKAKSKKAKKKKDSTENSSAKDENILDGDSKGDTANADSATNLQTTSAISASNVAPTATPEVDEDGYSIQPRETTWDSATITEKSNNFYSSSDSDSEDEREEKKIHVEIKPLNNGAAPISASVDELRATVENLSLSPIGILTSQQQQQHHQQHQLHHQLHHQQQQQTQPASQAHALHHQMSVGNASLLNNSNAATHLTSPNASNASTPTTVHPYAPLQSPTLSMSTSSNNRYADLGDIFSEVGDISISAPTSANLTKLTQRQIPTPTSAGGSSIAIPRPPSRRSEAAVARDRVSPASQIARADSVGSLEFRSPSVGIGSSRGPSPLTIGMSDTIPLAVAFHEIIHAYFKGADESRCQVKMSGDMMISFPAGIVNVLTNNPNPAKLGFRIKNLQNLDNVLPNKQLITIDRLQSTSFSTTLEFNMPVLTATLRRQSEQNPNAPHINVDILKYQIKAKPGAASCPFQLVSYWKCEQRHTDIKIDYKYNCHAMAQPSPLLNVSISVPVDGGVKNVQSKPHSAWQGESNRLVWNFTDISQHSESGGVDTLRARLEVGTGPSTPAIISTQFNCEGTTLSGIEFELAGSGYRLSLVKRRFVSGKYICEGDGIRTVKTPTPPNVSGVMSPIPFGSSSSNSSKSANPSSGGTTG